From the genome of Pieris rapae chromosome 5, ilPieRapa1.1, whole genome shotgun sequence, one region includes:
- the LOC110996392 gene encoding oxysterol-binding protein-related protein 3 isoform X2, whose amino-acid sequence MKDPLSLLNALRWLVRNCNNKMSNQTGLKHVATEPTRLESKRERRRGAAGRASALRRAPSDSDCSGETASLSADSGDRSVRPLPPPPRTGKSRGNSRRRRGSEWEILEGLKDGQRFDKRPEVFNGYLHKKRKWPLKGWHKRFFVVDGGILVYARSPSDVARGRLHGSVDVGLSVISAKARRRRIDIDADEFIYHLRAKTPEVFRTWLNVLKTHRLYRQHLLTFGARESVPKIHAPVDDLPPTDTSSRLVSPTSGPLRGPQAGFVSGTPGGRLASWIIESGAPLDTVTRELGQAQLSVQQLQRLLDALELQQQTHHDTDVSMDGASPNVKKDRRKFGLRKKKSNSKCATVEPPHIDPSSSHMALSTLTAPPSPGGGASSVPNSAASLPIAFLSTFLASTLVPCAATRPQSLPGAEVLNAAPASFTSLTPDHQLREDFTVLAKDLVTNLKSIVATLVCERSRLRAAMESAESTPAPSGVVAALRTNLSTALQQNSELRSRLSRIYDASDLAEISSMGANSDHNQYKHSLSYSSSCVSASEFFDAEEYDNGEVKENNLINADETGVIELDGDSSSEAGSLSSEEGSASSDNSDAAMVATEQIGPTENGGEQWSRRRVLPAPRPTPGGPSLWNLLYKNIGKDLSQISMPVTINEPLNMLQRLCEELEYSELLDSASTCEDPVNRMALVAAFAVSSYAASAHRAASKPFNPLLGETYECVREDKGFKFLAEQVSHHPPISACHAVSSRWVFWQEARIKTKFWGKSMEFQPAGRVHLVLLPTGDHYTWNKVTTCVHNLFGGQRWVDQYGDMLITCQGSDISCKLHFVKASSWSSSRHEVRGAVYSKQTSHLRLHGRWSEALYAGEPPAARCLWRPGAMPPDYELYYGFTRFAMELNEMEPGLKDILPHTDTRFRPDQRALEEGDVDAAEQFKHELEQSQRERRRDRPDHTPAWFRKSTEGGEETWVYGGEYWRAQADGYMQLHTPRLW is encoded by the exons atgaaAGACCCTTTGTCTCTTCTGAATG CGTTAAGATGGTTGGTGCGCAACTGTAACAACAAAATGTCAAATCAGACTGGGCTCAAGCATGTCGCCACAGAGCCGACGAGACTTGAGAGCAAAC GCGAACGACGTCGTGGCGCGGCAGGTCGGGCATCCGCGTTACGTAGGGCTCCGTCAGACTCCGATTGTTCCGGAGAGACAGCTTCCCTATCTGCGGATAGCGGGGATAGGTCTGTCAGGCCTTTGCCACCTCCACCAAGGACTGGCAAGTCTAGAGG caattctAGGCGTCGCCGAGGCAGCGAATGGGAGATATTGGAGGGACTAAAGGATGGACAGAGGTTTGACAAGAGACCGGAAGTGTTCAACGGGTACTTGCATAAGAAGCGGAAGTGGCCGCTCAAGGGTTGGCACAag AGATTCTTCGTAGTAGACGGTGGTATTCTAGTCTATGCTCGATCTCCTTCGGACGTGGCGCGAGGAAGACTCCATGGGTCTGTGGATGTCGGTCTGTCTGTGATTTCGGCTAAAGCTCGGCGCCGGCGCATCGATATAGATGCAGATGAATTCATATACCATTTAAGGGCGAAGACACCTGAAGTTTTCAGGACATGGTTGAATGTTTTGAAGACGCATCG aTTATACAGGCAGCACTTATTGACTTTCGGTGCGCGTGAGTCGGTACCAAAGATACATGCGCCAGTAGATGATCTACCTCCCACAGATACTTCCTCAC GGCTGGTAAGTCCCACATCTGGGCCCTTGCGTGGGCCACAAGCCGGCTTCGTTTCGGGCACCCCTGGCGGCAGGCTGGCCAGTTGGATCATAG AATCGGGCGCTCCCTTGGATACAGTGACACGCGAGTTGGGTCAGGCTCAGCTCTCAGTGCAACAGTTGCAGCGGCTTTTGGATGCACTGGAGCTACAACAACAGACCCATCATGATACTGAC GTATCAATGGATGGCGCGTCTCCAAACGTGAAAAAAGACAGACGTAAATTTGGCTTACGAAAGAAGAAATCAAACAGCAAATGTGCTACCGTTGAACCACCTCATATCGACCCAAGCAGTTCTCATATG gCCCTTTCTACGTTAACAGCGCCCCCCTCTCCCGGTGGGGGGGCATCTTCCGTCCCCAACTCAGCCGCGTCGCTGCCTATTG CGTTTTTATCCACGTTTCTGGCGTCTACTTTAGTTC cGTGTGCAGCCACAAGGCCCCAATCGCTGCCAGGGGCTGAGGTTCTGAATGCAGCCCCTGCTAGTTTCACAAGCCTCACTCCGGACCATCAGCTGAGAGAAGACTTTACGGTACTCGCTAAGGATCTGGTCACCAATCTGAAGAGCATCGTTGCCACGCTG GTCTGCGAACGTAGTCGTCTCCGAGCAGCCATGGAGTCAGCAGAAAGCACACCAGCGCCAAGTGGCGTGGTGGCTGCACTCAGAACTAATCTGTCCACGGCATTACAGCAGAATTCTG AATTACGTTCGCGTCTCTCGCGCATTTACGACGCTTCGGACCTGGCTGAAATATCGTCAATGGGTGCGAATTCTGATCAT AACCAATACAAACACTCGCTAAGCTACAGTTCCTCTTGTGTTTCTGCATCGGAATTCTTTGACGCCGAAGAGTACGACAACGGAGAGGTCAAGGAGAATAATCTTATAAACGCTGATGAG acTGGTGTTATTGAACTGGACGGCGATTCCTCATCAGAGGCGGGTTCACTAAGCAGTGAAGAAGGATCAGCCAGTTCCGATAATAGTGATGCCGcaa tGGTGGCAACAGAACAAATAGGTCCCACAGAGAATGGCGGGGAACAATGGAGCAGAAGACGAGTTCTTCCAGCACCACGACCTACTCCAGGAGGTCCATCCCTCTGGAACCtgttatataagaatattggAAAAGATCTCAGTCAGATATCCATGCCGGTTACTATTAACGAACCGTTAAATATGCTGCAG CGTCTCTGCGAAGAGCTAGAGTACTCGGAACTGCTCGATTCAGCGTCAACATGTGAGGACCCCGTAAATCGAATGGCTTTGGTGGCCGCGTTCGCTGTTAGTTCGTACGCTGCCAGCGCTCACAGGGCAGCGAGCAAGCCTTTTAATCCCCTCCTGGGGGAGACCTACGAATGCGTGCGAGAGGATAAGGGATTCAAGTTTTTGGCTGAACAG GTGTCCCACCATCCGCCTATATCTGCATGTCACGCTGTATCCAGTCGCTGGGTATTCTGGCAAGAGGCGCggataaaaaccaaattttgGGGCAAGTCCATGGAGTTCCAGCCGGCAGGTCGAGTACACCTCGTACTTCTGCCGACTGGAGATCACTACACATGGAATAAG GTAACAACCTGTGTCCACAATCTCTTCGGCGGTCAGCGTTGGGTGGATCAGTATGGAGACATGCTTATCACTTGTCAGGGGTCAGATATTAGCTGCAAACTACATTTTGTTAAG GCAAGTTCGTGGTCAAGTTCGCGTCACGAAGTACGCGGTGCGGTTTACTCGAAGCAAACTTCGCATCTAAGATTGCACGGCCGATGGTCGGAAGCGTTGTATGCTGGGGAACCACCTGCAGCCAGATGTCTGTGGAGACCTG GTGCGATGCCGCCAGACTATGAGTTATACTACGGGTTCACACGGTTCGCGATGGAACTTAACGAAATGGAACCCGGATTGAAAGATATACTGCCTCATACAGATACTAGGTTTAG GCCAGATCAGCGTGCCTTAGAAGAAGGCGACGTGGACGCCGCAGAACAATTCAAGCACGAGTTGGAGCAATCGCAACGGGAGAGACGAAGAGACAGACCTGATCACACGCCTGCCTGGTTCcg CAAATCCACAGAGGGCGGTGAAGAGACGTGGGTGTACGGTGGGGAGTATTGGCGAGCGCAGGCCGACGGCTACATGCAACTGCATACGCCGCGGTTGTGGTGA
- the LOC110996392 gene encoding oxysterol-binding protein-related protein 3 isoform X1, giving the protein MKDPLSLLNALRWLVRNCNNKMSNQTGLKHVATEPTRLESKRERRRGAAGRASALRRAPSDSDCSGETASLSADSGDRSVRPLPPPPRTGKSRGNSRRRRGSEWEILEGLKDGQRFDKRPEVFNGYLHKKRKWPLKGWHKRFFVVDGGILVYARSPSDVARGRLHGSVDVGLSVISAKARRRRIDIDADEFIYHLRAKTPEVFRTWLNVLKTHRLYRQHLLTFGARESVPKIHAPVDDLPPTDTSSRLVSPTSGPLRGPQAGFVSGTPGGRLASWIIESGAPLDTVTRELGQAQLSVQQLQRLLDALELQQQTHHDTDVSMDGASPNVKKDRRKFGLRKKKSNSKCATVEPPHIDPSSSHMALSTLTAPPSPGGGASSVPNSAASLPIAFLSTFLASTLVPCAATRPQSLPGAEVLNAAPASFTSLTPDHQLREDFTVLAKDLVTNLKSIVATLVCERSRLRAAMESAESTPAPSGVVAALRTNLSTALQQNSVLRTELRSRLSRIYDASDLAEISSMGANSDHNQYKHSLSYSSSCVSASEFFDAEEYDNGEVKENNLINADETGVIELDGDSSSEAGSLSSEEGSASSDNSDAAMVATEQIGPTENGGEQWSRRRVLPAPRPTPGGPSLWNLLYKNIGKDLSQISMPVTINEPLNMLQRLCEELEYSELLDSASTCEDPVNRMALVAAFAVSSYAASAHRAASKPFNPLLGETYECVREDKGFKFLAEQVSHHPPISACHAVSSRWVFWQEARIKTKFWGKSMEFQPAGRVHLVLLPTGDHYTWNKVTTCVHNLFGGQRWVDQYGDMLITCQGSDISCKLHFVKASSWSSSRHEVRGAVYSKQTSHLRLHGRWSEALYAGEPPAARCLWRPGAMPPDYELYYGFTRFAMELNEMEPGLKDILPHTDTRFRPDQRALEEGDVDAAEQFKHELEQSQRERRRDRPDHTPAWFRKSTEGGEETWVYGGEYWRAQADGYMQLHTPRLW; this is encoded by the exons atgaaAGACCCTTTGTCTCTTCTGAATG CGTTAAGATGGTTGGTGCGCAACTGTAACAACAAAATGTCAAATCAGACTGGGCTCAAGCATGTCGCCACAGAGCCGACGAGACTTGAGAGCAAAC GCGAACGACGTCGTGGCGCGGCAGGTCGGGCATCCGCGTTACGTAGGGCTCCGTCAGACTCCGATTGTTCCGGAGAGACAGCTTCCCTATCTGCGGATAGCGGGGATAGGTCTGTCAGGCCTTTGCCACCTCCACCAAGGACTGGCAAGTCTAGAGG caattctAGGCGTCGCCGAGGCAGCGAATGGGAGATATTGGAGGGACTAAAGGATGGACAGAGGTTTGACAAGAGACCGGAAGTGTTCAACGGGTACTTGCATAAGAAGCGGAAGTGGCCGCTCAAGGGTTGGCACAag AGATTCTTCGTAGTAGACGGTGGTATTCTAGTCTATGCTCGATCTCCTTCGGACGTGGCGCGAGGAAGACTCCATGGGTCTGTGGATGTCGGTCTGTCTGTGATTTCGGCTAAAGCTCGGCGCCGGCGCATCGATATAGATGCAGATGAATTCATATACCATTTAAGGGCGAAGACACCTGAAGTTTTCAGGACATGGTTGAATGTTTTGAAGACGCATCG aTTATACAGGCAGCACTTATTGACTTTCGGTGCGCGTGAGTCGGTACCAAAGATACATGCGCCAGTAGATGATCTACCTCCCACAGATACTTCCTCAC GGCTGGTAAGTCCCACATCTGGGCCCTTGCGTGGGCCACAAGCCGGCTTCGTTTCGGGCACCCCTGGCGGCAGGCTGGCCAGTTGGATCATAG AATCGGGCGCTCCCTTGGATACAGTGACACGCGAGTTGGGTCAGGCTCAGCTCTCAGTGCAACAGTTGCAGCGGCTTTTGGATGCACTGGAGCTACAACAACAGACCCATCATGATACTGAC GTATCAATGGATGGCGCGTCTCCAAACGTGAAAAAAGACAGACGTAAATTTGGCTTACGAAAGAAGAAATCAAACAGCAAATGTGCTACCGTTGAACCACCTCATATCGACCCAAGCAGTTCTCATATG gCCCTTTCTACGTTAACAGCGCCCCCCTCTCCCGGTGGGGGGGCATCTTCCGTCCCCAACTCAGCCGCGTCGCTGCCTATTG CGTTTTTATCCACGTTTCTGGCGTCTACTTTAGTTC cGTGTGCAGCCACAAGGCCCCAATCGCTGCCAGGGGCTGAGGTTCTGAATGCAGCCCCTGCTAGTTTCACAAGCCTCACTCCGGACCATCAGCTGAGAGAAGACTTTACGGTACTCGCTAAGGATCTGGTCACCAATCTGAAGAGCATCGTTGCCACGCTG GTCTGCGAACGTAGTCGTCTCCGAGCAGCCATGGAGTCAGCAGAAAGCACACCAGCGCCAAGTGGCGTGGTGGCTGCACTCAGAACTAATCTGTCCACGGCATTACAGCAGAATTCTG TGTTGCGTACAGAATTACGTTCGCGTCTCTCGCGCATTTACGACGCTTCGGACCTGGCTGAAATATCGTCAATGGGTGCGAATTCTGATCAT AACCAATACAAACACTCGCTAAGCTACAGTTCCTCTTGTGTTTCTGCATCGGAATTCTTTGACGCCGAAGAGTACGACAACGGAGAGGTCAAGGAGAATAATCTTATAAACGCTGATGAG acTGGTGTTATTGAACTGGACGGCGATTCCTCATCAGAGGCGGGTTCACTAAGCAGTGAAGAAGGATCAGCCAGTTCCGATAATAGTGATGCCGcaa tGGTGGCAACAGAACAAATAGGTCCCACAGAGAATGGCGGGGAACAATGGAGCAGAAGACGAGTTCTTCCAGCACCACGACCTACTCCAGGAGGTCCATCCCTCTGGAACCtgttatataagaatattggAAAAGATCTCAGTCAGATATCCATGCCGGTTACTATTAACGAACCGTTAAATATGCTGCAG CGTCTCTGCGAAGAGCTAGAGTACTCGGAACTGCTCGATTCAGCGTCAACATGTGAGGACCCCGTAAATCGAATGGCTTTGGTGGCCGCGTTCGCTGTTAGTTCGTACGCTGCCAGCGCTCACAGGGCAGCGAGCAAGCCTTTTAATCCCCTCCTGGGGGAGACCTACGAATGCGTGCGAGAGGATAAGGGATTCAAGTTTTTGGCTGAACAG GTGTCCCACCATCCGCCTATATCTGCATGTCACGCTGTATCCAGTCGCTGGGTATTCTGGCAAGAGGCGCggataaaaaccaaattttgGGGCAAGTCCATGGAGTTCCAGCCGGCAGGTCGAGTACACCTCGTACTTCTGCCGACTGGAGATCACTACACATGGAATAAG GTAACAACCTGTGTCCACAATCTCTTCGGCGGTCAGCGTTGGGTGGATCAGTATGGAGACATGCTTATCACTTGTCAGGGGTCAGATATTAGCTGCAAACTACATTTTGTTAAG GCAAGTTCGTGGTCAAGTTCGCGTCACGAAGTACGCGGTGCGGTTTACTCGAAGCAAACTTCGCATCTAAGATTGCACGGCCGATGGTCGGAAGCGTTGTATGCTGGGGAACCACCTGCAGCCAGATGTCTGTGGAGACCTG GTGCGATGCCGCCAGACTATGAGTTATACTACGGGTTCACACGGTTCGCGATGGAACTTAACGAAATGGAACCCGGATTGAAAGATATACTGCCTCATACAGATACTAGGTTTAG GCCAGATCAGCGTGCCTTAGAAGAAGGCGACGTGGACGCCGCAGAACAATTCAAGCACGAGTTGGAGCAATCGCAACGGGAGAGACGAAGAGACAGACCTGATCACACGCCTGCCTGGTTCcg CAAATCCACAGAGGGCGGTGAAGAGACGTGGGTGTACGGTGGGGAGTATTGGCGAGCGCAGGCCGACGGCTACATGCAACTGCATACGCCGCGGTTGTGGTGA
- the LOC110996392 gene encoding oxysterol-binding protein-related protein 3 isoform X3 has protein sequence MKDPLSLLNALRWLVRNCNNKMSNQTGLKHVATEPTRLESKRERRRGAAGRASALRRAPSDSDCSGETASLSADSGDRSVRPLPPPPRTGKSRGNSRRRRGSEWEILEGLKDGQRFDKRPEVFNGYLHKKRKWPLKGWHKRFFVVDGGILVYARSPSDVARGRLHGSVDVGLSVISAKARRRRIDIDADEFIYHLRAKTPEVFRTWLNVLKTHRLYRQHLLTFGARESVPKIHAPVDDLPPTDTSSRLVSPTSGPLRGPQAGFVSGTPGGRLASWIIESGAPLDTVTRELGQAQLSVQQLQRLLDALELQQQTHHDTDVSMDGASPNVKKDRRKFGLRKKKSNSKCATVEPPHIDPSSSHMALSTLTAPPSPGGGASSVPNSAASLPIACAATRPQSLPGAEVLNAAPASFTSLTPDHQLREDFTVLAKDLVTNLKSIVATLVCERSRLRAAMESAESTPAPSGVVAALRTNLSTALQQNSVLRTELRSRLSRIYDASDLAEISSMGANSDHNQYKHSLSYSSSCVSASEFFDAEEYDNGEVKENNLINADETGVIELDGDSSSEAGSLSSEEGSASSDNSDAAMVATEQIGPTENGGEQWSRRRVLPAPRPTPGGPSLWNLLYKNIGKDLSQISMPVTINEPLNMLQRLCEELEYSELLDSASTCEDPVNRMALVAAFAVSSYAASAHRAASKPFNPLLGETYECVREDKGFKFLAEQVSHHPPISACHAVSSRWVFWQEARIKTKFWGKSMEFQPAGRVHLVLLPTGDHYTWNKVTTCVHNLFGGQRWVDQYGDMLITCQGSDISCKLHFVKASSWSSSRHEVRGAVYSKQTSHLRLHGRWSEALYAGEPPAARCLWRPGAMPPDYELYYGFTRFAMELNEMEPGLKDILPHTDTRFRPDQRALEEGDVDAAEQFKHELEQSQRERRRDRPDHTPAWFRKSTEGGEETWVYGGEYWRAQADGYMQLHTPRLW, from the exons atgaaAGACCCTTTGTCTCTTCTGAATG CGTTAAGATGGTTGGTGCGCAACTGTAACAACAAAATGTCAAATCAGACTGGGCTCAAGCATGTCGCCACAGAGCCGACGAGACTTGAGAGCAAAC GCGAACGACGTCGTGGCGCGGCAGGTCGGGCATCCGCGTTACGTAGGGCTCCGTCAGACTCCGATTGTTCCGGAGAGACAGCTTCCCTATCTGCGGATAGCGGGGATAGGTCTGTCAGGCCTTTGCCACCTCCACCAAGGACTGGCAAGTCTAGAGG caattctAGGCGTCGCCGAGGCAGCGAATGGGAGATATTGGAGGGACTAAAGGATGGACAGAGGTTTGACAAGAGACCGGAAGTGTTCAACGGGTACTTGCATAAGAAGCGGAAGTGGCCGCTCAAGGGTTGGCACAag AGATTCTTCGTAGTAGACGGTGGTATTCTAGTCTATGCTCGATCTCCTTCGGACGTGGCGCGAGGAAGACTCCATGGGTCTGTGGATGTCGGTCTGTCTGTGATTTCGGCTAAAGCTCGGCGCCGGCGCATCGATATAGATGCAGATGAATTCATATACCATTTAAGGGCGAAGACACCTGAAGTTTTCAGGACATGGTTGAATGTTTTGAAGACGCATCG aTTATACAGGCAGCACTTATTGACTTTCGGTGCGCGTGAGTCGGTACCAAAGATACATGCGCCAGTAGATGATCTACCTCCCACAGATACTTCCTCAC GGCTGGTAAGTCCCACATCTGGGCCCTTGCGTGGGCCACAAGCCGGCTTCGTTTCGGGCACCCCTGGCGGCAGGCTGGCCAGTTGGATCATAG AATCGGGCGCTCCCTTGGATACAGTGACACGCGAGTTGGGTCAGGCTCAGCTCTCAGTGCAACAGTTGCAGCGGCTTTTGGATGCACTGGAGCTACAACAACAGACCCATCATGATACTGAC GTATCAATGGATGGCGCGTCTCCAAACGTGAAAAAAGACAGACGTAAATTTGGCTTACGAAAGAAGAAATCAAACAGCAAATGTGCTACCGTTGAACCACCTCATATCGACCCAAGCAGTTCTCATATG gCCCTTTCTACGTTAACAGCGCCCCCCTCTCCCGGTGGGGGGGCATCTTCCGTCCCCAACTCAGCCGCGTCGCTGCCTATTG cGTGTGCAGCCACAAGGCCCCAATCGCTGCCAGGGGCTGAGGTTCTGAATGCAGCCCCTGCTAGTTTCACAAGCCTCACTCCGGACCATCAGCTGAGAGAAGACTTTACGGTACTCGCTAAGGATCTGGTCACCAATCTGAAGAGCATCGTTGCCACGCTG GTCTGCGAACGTAGTCGTCTCCGAGCAGCCATGGAGTCAGCAGAAAGCACACCAGCGCCAAGTGGCGTGGTGGCTGCACTCAGAACTAATCTGTCCACGGCATTACAGCAGAATTCTG TGTTGCGTACAGAATTACGTTCGCGTCTCTCGCGCATTTACGACGCTTCGGACCTGGCTGAAATATCGTCAATGGGTGCGAATTCTGATCAT AACCAATACAAACACTCGCTAAGCTACAGTTCCTCTTGTGTTTCTGCATCGGAATTCTTTGACGCCGAAGAGTACGACAACGGAGAGGTCAAGGAGAATAATCTTATAAACGCTGATGAG acTGGTGTTATTGAACTGGACGGCGATTCCTCATCAGAGGCGGGTTCACTAAGCAGTGAAGAAGGATCAGCCAGTTCCGATAATAGTGATGCCGcaa tGGTGGCAACAGAACAAATAGGTCCCACAGAGAATGGCGGGGAACAATGGAGCAGAAGACGAGTTCTTCCAGCACCACGACCTACTCCAGGAGGTCCATCCCTCTGGAACCtgttatataagaatattggAAAAGATCTCAGTCAGATATCCATGCCGGTTACTATTAACGAACCGTTAAATATGCTGCAG CGTCTCTGCGAAGAGCTAGAGTACTCGGAACTGCTCGATTCAGCGTCAACATGTGAGGACCCCGTAAATCGAATGGCTTTGGTGGCCGCGTTCGCTGTTAGTTCGTACGCTGCCAGCGCTCACAGGGCAGCGAGCAAGCCTTTTAATCCCCTCCTGGGGGAGACCTACGAATGCGTGCGAGAGGATAAGGGATTCAAGTTTTTGGCTGAACAG GTGTCCCACCATCCGCCTATATCTGCATGTCACGCTGTATCCAGTCGCTGGGTATTCTGGCAAGAGGCGCggataaaaaccaaattttgGGGCAAGTCCATGGAGTTCCAGCCGGCAGGTCGAGTACACCTCGTACTTCTGCCGACTGGAGATCACTACACATGGAATAAG GTAACAACCTGTGTCCACAATCTCTTCGGCGGTCAGCGTTGGGTGGATCAGTATGGAGACATGCTTATCACTTGTCAGGGGTCAGATATTAGCTGCAAACTACATTTTGTTAAG GCAAGTTCGTGGTCAAGTTCGCGTCACGAAGTACGCGGTGCGGTTTACTCGAAGCAAACTTCGCATCTAAGATTGCACGGCCGATGGTCGGAAGCGTTGTATGCTGGGGAACCACCTGCAGCCAGATGTCTGTGGAGACCTG GTGCGATGCCGCCAGACTATGAGTTATACTACGGGTTCACACGGTTCGCGATGGAACTTAACGAAATGGAACCCGGATTGAAAGATATACTGCCTCATACAGATACTAGGTTTAG GCCAGATCAGCGTGCCTTAGAAGAAGGCGACGTGGACGCCGCAGAACAATTCAAGCACGAGTTGGAGCAATCGCAACGGGAGAGACGAAGAGACAGACCTGATCACACGCCTGCCTGGTTCcg CAAATCCACAGAGGGCGGTGAAGAGACGTGGGTGTACGGTGGGGAGTATTGGCGAGCGCAGGCCGACGGCTACATGCAACTGCATACGCCGCGGTTGTGGTGA